Proteins encoded within one genomic window of Micromonospora halotolerans:
- a CDS encoding phosphotransferase enzyme family protein, producing the protein MIDKPDVDERLLAAEVAAAWGVDIAELVFMPVGLDGEAWAYRVDTSDGERYFLKMRRGEYTRAAVLLPGFLRAQGIRQVVAPIERPDGGISRGFGEHRLLLYPFHDGGSLWGRGLTDRQWIEYGEFLGRLHAVTPSADIAAVLPAEAWRSSAGERLRALGEQAAASEVLGAFWDRYGTALHRLSETVDDLASRVTHGRHVVCHADIHPGNLIADGDGPLHVVDWDAPILAPRERDLMFVFSQDFGDHPINARRAELFRRGYGPLEPDQTTLAYYRSERHLDDAAVFLRSILHSGASPESRANDLHWLTRIAETVADPGCAA; encoded by the coding sequence GTGATCGACAAGCCGGATGTCGACGAGCGGTTGCTGGCGGCCGAGGTGGCCGCCGCCTGGGGCGTGGACATCGCCGAGCTCGTCTTCATGCCCGTCGGACTCGACGGGGAGGCCTGGGCGTACCGGGTGGACACGTCCGACGGCGAACGCTACTTCCTGAAGATGCGCCGCGGCGAGTACACGCGGGCCGCCGTCCTGCTGCCCGGTTTCCTCCGCGCCCAGGGCATCCGGCAGGTCGTCGCGCCGATCGAACGGCCGGACGGCGGGATCAGTCGGGGGTTCGGCGAACACCGGCTGCTGCTCTACCCGTTCCACGACGGCGGCAGCCTGTGGGGCCGCGGCCTCACCGACCGCCAGTGGATCGAGTACGGCGAGTTCCTCGGCCGGCTGCACGCGGTCACGCCGAGCGCCGACATCGCCGCGGTCCTGCCGGCCGAGGCCTGGCGGTCGAGCGCCGGCGAGCGGCTGCGTGCCCTCGGCGAGCAGGCCGCCGCGAGCGAGGTTCTCGGCGCCTTCTGGGACCGGTACGGCACCGCGCTGCACCGGTTGTCGGAAACGGTCGACGACCTCGCCTCCCGCGTGACGCACGGTCGGCACGTCGTGTGCCACGCCGACATCCACCCCGGCAACCTCATCGCCGACGGCGACGGTCCACTGCACGTCGTGGACTGGGACGCGCCGATCCTCGCACCCCGCGAGCGGGACCTGATGTTCGTTTTCAGCCAGGACTTCGGCGACCACCCGATCAACGCGCGTCGCGCCGAACTCTTCCGCCGGGGCTACGGGCCGCTGGAACCGGACCAGACCACGCTGGCCTACTACCGCAGCGAACGGCACCTCGACGACGCCGCCGTCTTCCTGCGGAGCATCCTCCACTCCGGCGCCAGTCCGGAATCCCGCGCCAACGACCTGCACTGGCTGACCCGCATCGCCGAGACCGTCGCCGACCCCGGCTGCGCGGCCTGA
- a CDS encoding pentapeptide repeat-containing protein: protein MAEFTAADLRGSRFEHVDLSGSELRDVDLSGARFRGVDLRGATMRGVELVGVDIHGEIENLTINGVDVGPLVQAELDRRHPDRARMRPTDPAGFREAWDVLERLWGGTVERAGRLRPELLHESVDGEWSFIETLRHLVFATDAWIGRAVLGDPSPWDPLDLPWDEMPDTPGVPRDREARPALDAVLALRRDRMSTVRQVIEGLTPESLDGHTEPVEGPGWPRPRSYPIRECLLVVLNEEWEHRLYAERDLAVLEARGAGSG from the coding sequence GTGGCTGAATTCACCGCCGCCGATCTGCGCGGCTCCCGGTTCGAGCACGTCGACCTCAGCGGCTCCGAGCTTCGCGACGTCGACCTGTCCGGCGCCCGGTTCCGTGGCGTCGACCTGCGCGGGGCCACCATGCGCGGCGTCGAGCTGGTCGGCGTCGACATCCACGGTGAGATCGAGAACCTGACGATCAACGGCGTTGACGTCGGGCCGCTGGTCCAGGCCGAGCTGGACCGGCGGCACCCGGACCGGGCCCGGATGCGCCCGACCGACCCGGCCGGCTTCCGCGAGGCGTGGGACGTCCTGGAGCGGCTCTGGGGCGGGACCGTCGAACGCGCCGGCCGGCTGCGGCCCGAGCTGTTGCACGAGTCGGTCGACGGTGAGTGGTCCTTCATCGAGACGCTGCGGCACCTGGTCTTCGCCACCGACGCGTGGATCGGGCGGGCCGTGCTCGGCGACCCGTCGCCGTGGGATCCCCTCGACCTGCCGTGGGACGAGATGCCGGACACCCCGGGTGTGCCGCGCGACCGGGAGGCGCGGCCCGCGCTCGACGCGGTGCTCGCGCTGCGCCGCGACCGGATGTCCACGGTGCGCCAGGTCATCGAGGGGCTGACCCCCGAGTCGCTCGACGGCCACACCGAGCCGGTGGAGGGCCCCGGCTGGCCGCGACCTCGCAGCTACCCGATCCGGGAGTGCCTGCTGGTCGTCCTCAACGAGGAGTGGGAGCACCGGCTCTACGCGGAGCGCGATCTGGCCGTGCTGGAGGCACGCGGGGCGGGTTCAGGCTGA
- a CDS encoding GNAT family N-acetyltransferase, protein MPALIAPTVRLHSAWLAAHREWGPGRHEDGFGLRPADEVVTPGGFAAWVGRLTDEADRTPEPGGVRCTYRWIVEGETVLGGIALRHELDDFLLRVAGHIGYGIRPSARRRGLATWALGRMLDEARGLGLERVLLVCAEGNTASARTIERQGGVLEAIRDTELGAARRYWIALRAPLTRPHPG, encoded by the coding sequence ATGCCCGCGCTGATCGCGCCCACCGTTCGCCTGCACTCCGCCTGGCTGGCGGCTCACCGGGAGTGGGGTCCCGGCCGCCACGAGGACGGTTTCGGGCTGCGCCCGGCCGACGAGGTGGTCACCCCGGGCGGGTTCGCGGCCTGGGTCGGCCGGTTGACCGACGAGGCGGACCGGACGCCGGAACCGGGCGGGGTGCGGTGCACGTACCGGTGGATCGTCGAAGGTGAGACGGTGCTCGGCGGGATCGCGCTGCGGCACGAACTCGACGACTTCCTGCTGCGGGTCGCCGGCCACATCGGCTACGGCATCCGGCCGTCGGCGCGGCGGCGGGGCCTGGCCACCTGGGCGCTGGGCCGGATGCTCGACGAGGCGCGCGGGCTCGGCCTGGAGCGGGTGCTGCTCGTCTGCGCCGAGGGCAACACCGCCTCGGCGCGCACCATCGAGCGCCAGGGTGGGGTCCTCGAGGCCATCCGGGACACCGAACTGGGCGCCGCCCGGCGTTACTGGATCGCACTCCGGGCGCCGCTCACGCGCCCCCACCCGGGCTGA